The following are from one region of the Candidatus Neomarinimicrobiota bacterium genome:
- a CDS encoding GNAT family N-acetyltransferase, translated as MIRRANSGDIDALLALWHEMMETHKGMHPDFRVSENADVVVASNFTGLFDDPSSTIFVAEEEEKVVGMLIAQVRVGLSYTATIKSGYIRDVSVTGEYRRSGIGMKLVEAGIEFLESYDVEYIDLITGSVNDASNDFWAKMGFDETLKVRTRYISQDLIKNKPNNS; from the coding sequence ATGATAAGAAGGGCGAATTCAGGAGATATCGACGCTTTATTAGCCCTCTGGCACGAAATGATGGAGACCCACAAAGGAATGCATCCGGATTTTCGCGTCTCCGAGAACGCTGATGTCGTTGTAGCATCCAATTTTACCGGTCTCTTCGATGACCCTTCATCAACGATTTTCGTGGCTGAAGAAGAAGAGAAAGTAGTGGGAATGCTGATTGCCCAGGTAAGGGTCGGCTTATCATATACGGCAACGATAAAATCAGGGTATATAAGAGACGTATCAGTTACCGGGGAGTACAGAAGGTCCGGCATCGGTATGAAGCTTGTGGAAGCGGGAATAGAGTTCCTTGAGTCGTATGATGTGGAATATATTGATCTCATAACCGGCTCGGTAAATGACGCCTCAAATGATTTCTGGGCTAAAATGGGTTTTGACGAGACCCTGAAAGTCAGAACACGTTATATAAGTCAAGATCTGATTAAAAATAAACCGAATAACTCCTGA
- a CDS encoding family 10 glycosylhydrolase, with translation MKLNIAYSKQIAAFMLLLSSFSASSFVCREELRTGSVYETRGVWVTRWDYTTRTGSMEPDDHKKEIKRLFRVAKESNLNTVFFQVRGSFDAYYQSEYEPWALDLSGVLGVDPGWDPLAFAIMEAESLGLKLHAWVNTFTLWKGVDPPGASTPKHAYLEHPEWIVADISGSPMKLSNHYVYASPGNIEVREHILKVVIDIAEKYDVDGIHFDYIRYPEGAMQLGYSHDSTSLSEFKRRNANQDALNWDDWQRDNIHQLVRAIRDSVKYVNENIALSAAVLGKYRLPGWSGYDVAFQDAVPWIEEGWLDFIVPMIYTRRDHYTSSFTEIVQNWNKRTRKPNSILAGIAVYMAEGEKGWGWKEIAYQIADVRGTNIGGMVFFNATALKSNWEEVHSEFFQNPALPQPLLRQETVTDLAAQTIETEPKAAQKAGY, from the coding sequence TTGAAATTAAACATAGCCTACTCTAAACAGATAGCAGCCTTTATGCTGCTGTTGTCTTCGTTCAGCGCAAGTTCATTCGTGTGCAGGGAGGAGTTGCGCACCGGTTCCGTTTATGAGACCCGCGGAGTGTGGGTGACTCGTTGGGATTATACAACAAGAACCGGATCAATGGAACCCGACGACCATAAAAAAGAGATAAAAAGACTTTTCAGGGTAGCGAAAGAATCAAATCTAAATACGGTTTTTTTCCAGGTCAGAGGAAGTTTCGATGCTTATTATCAATCTGAATATGAACCATGGGCATTAGATCTATCGGGCGTACTCGGAGTTGATCCGGGCTGGGATCCGCTTGCATTCGCGATAATGGAGGCTGAGTCGCTCGGGTTGAAGCTGCACGCATGGGTCAATACATTTACGCTCTGGAAGGGTGTCGATCCTCCCGGTGCAAGCACCCCGAAACACGCATACCTCGAGCATCCGGAGTGGATAGTGGCAGACATCAGCGGAAGCCCAATGAAATTGAGCAATCATTACGTCTATGCCAGTCCCGGAAATATTGAAGTGAGAGAGCATATATTGAAGGTGGTCATCGACATAGCCGAAAAGTACGACGTTGATGGAATTCACTTCGATTATATCCGGTATCCCGAAGGCGCAATGCAACTTGGCTATTCCCATGATTCGACGAGCTTATCGGAATTTAAGCGGCGGAATGCAAATCAGGATGCCCTCAACTGGGATGACTGGCAAAGAGACAATATCCACCAACTCGTTCGAGCCATCAGGGATAGTGTGAAATACGTGAATGAAAATATAGCGCTTTCTGCCGCAGTATTAGGTAAATACAGGCTTCCCGGATGGAGCGGTTACGATGTAGCTTTCCAGGACGCCGTACCCTGGATAGAGGAGGGATGGCTTGATTTCATTGTTCCGATGATCTATACAAGGCGTGATCACTATACATCATCGTTTACCGAGATAGTTCAGAACTGGAACAAAAGAACCCGTAAGCCGAATTCGATTCTTGCGGGAATAGCAGTGTACATGGCGGAAGGAGAAAAGGGATGGGGCTGGAAGGAAATAGCGTATCAAATTGCCGATGTGAGGGGGACGAACATCGGTGGAATGGTATTCTTTAACGCCACGGCGTTAAAATCGAACTGGGAAGAAGTACATTCTGAATTTTTTCAAAACCCCGCTCTACCGCAACCCCTGCTGAGGCAGGAAACCGTTACAGATCTGGCTGCTCAAACGATTGAAACCGAACCGAAAGCGGCACAAAAAGCGGGTTACTAA